One Diospyros lotus cultivar Yz01 chromosome 1, ASM1463336v1, whole genome shotgun sequence genomic window carries:
- the LOC127788653 gene encoding LOW QUALITY PROTEIN: spermine synthase (The sequence of the model RefSeq protein was modified relative to this genomic sequence to represent the inferred CDS: inserted 1 base in 1 codon) gives MEGGGGRGSECQKTMDVKANDNGNAFDKAFIPTCCLKHGSLDPEFDAKCHSTVVPGWFSEVGSCSGKGGKRVYFNSPMWPGEVHSLEVEKMLFKEKSEFQEVMVFESSTNGKVLVLDGIVQLTEKDECAYQEMITHLPLCSIQSPKTVLVVGGGDGGVLREICRHSSVEIIDICEIDKMVVDVSKKFFPELSIGFEDPRVRLHIGDAVDFLRCAPEGKYDAVIVDSSDPVGPAQELVERPFFEMIAKALRPGGVVCNMAESMWLHTHLIQDMISICRETFKGSVHYAWASVPTYPSGVIGFLICSTEGPPVDFLHPINPIEKIEGALMHQRELRFYNSEIHRAAFSLPSFVKREVSLLXNSPSPAKRLRGLQ, from the exons atggaaGGCGGCGGAGGAAGAGGTTCGGAATGCCAGAAGACTATGGATGTGAAGGCGAATGATAATGGGAATGCTTTCGATAAGGCTTTTATTCCAACCTGTTGCTTGAAACATGGATCATTGGACCCTGAGTTTGATGCCAAATGCCACTCAACAGTTGTTCCGGGATGGTTCTCAGAAGTTGGGTCCTGCTCCG GTAAAGGTGGCAAGCGAGTTTATTTTAATAGCCCAATGTGGCCAG GAGAAGTACATTCACTGGAAGTAGAAAAGATGCTGTTCAAGGAGAAGTCAGAGTTCCAAGAGGTCATGGTTTTTGAG TCCTCAACAAATGGGAAAGTGCTTGTACTTGATGGTATTGTTCAGTTGACTGAGAAAGATGAATGCGCCTATCAGGAGATGATAACTCATCTCCCACTTTGTTCAATACAATCTCCAAAAACT GTTCTGGTTGTAGGTGGTGGTGACGGTGGAGTTCTTAGGGAGATTTGTCGCCACAGTTCAGTTGAGATCATTGATATTTGTGAGATTGATAAAATGGTTGTAGAT GTTAGCAAAAAGTTTTTCCCAGAGTTATCCATTGGCTTTGAGGATCCTCGAGTTCGGCTTCATATTGGTGATG CTGTTGATTTTCTACGATGTGCACCTGAAGGAAAGTATGATGCAGTTATTGTTGATTCATCAGATCCTGTTG gTCCTGCCCAGGAACTTGTGGAGAGGCCATTTTTTGAGATGATTGCAAAAGCACTGAGGCCTGGAGGTGTTGTTTGCAATATGGCAGAAAGTATGTGGCTTCACACTCATCTCATTCAAGATATGATTTCTATTTGCCGGGAAACTTTTAAGGGTTCTGTTCACTATGCATGGGCAAGTGTTCCTACATATCCAAG TGGCGTGATTGGATTTTTGATATGCTCAACAGAGGGTCCACCTGTGGACTTTCTTCATCCTATCAATCCTATTGAGAAAATAGAGGGAGCACTCATGCATCAAAGAGAATTGAGGTTTTACAACTCTGAG ATTCACAGAGCTGCTTTTTCCTTGCCATCATTTGTCAAGAGGGAGGTCTCTCTTC CGAATTCTCCATCCCCAGCTAAGCGGCTTCGTGGTTTGCAGTGA